One Pseudoliparis swirei isolate HS2019 ecotype Mariana Trench chromosome 4, NWPU_hadal_v1, whole genome shotgun sequence genomic window carries:
- the LOC130192690 gene encoding homeodomain-interacting protein kinase 2-like, with protein MLVNHAKEPYRVKVIDFGGAHEVSAATQGAYIQTLPYRSPEVILGLPYTEATDMWSVGCVTASLYLGFLLYPGSSEYDMMRYIVETQGHPPNTLLTLGQKTGCFFQRNSKKSFWKLKTPEQFYRATAIQPLETRCKKFYSLYHLLPSDA; from the exons ATGTTGGTGAACCATGCAAAGGAGCCTTACAGAGTTAAAGTCATCGACTTCGGCGGGGCCCATGAGGTGTCAGCTGCCACCCAGGGCGCCTACATTCAGACCCTTCCGTACAG GTCTCCAGAGGTTATTTTGGGTCTACCATATACCGAGGCCACAGATATGTGGTCTGTGGGCTGCGTCACTGCTTCCCTCTACCTCGGCTTCCTGCTCTACCCTGGCAGCAGTGAATATGACATG ATGAGGTACATAGTGGAGACTCAGGGTCATCCACCCAACACCCTGCTCACCCTGGGACAGAAAACTGGCTGTTTTTTCCAACGCAACTCGAAGAAAAGTTTCTGGAAACTCAAG ACACCAGAACAGTTTTATCGTGCGACTGCGATTCAGCCGTTGGAGACCAGGTGCAAGAAATTCTACTCGCTGTATCATCTCTTGCCT TCGGATGCTTGA